A window from Macaca thibetana thibetana isolate TM-01 chromosome 7, ASM2454274v1, whole genome shotgun sequence encodes these proteins:
- the SLC39A9 gene encoding zinc transporter ZIP9 isoform X1 — translation MLLVDQIGNSHVHPTDDPEAARSSNSKITTTLGLVVHAAADGVALGAAASTSQTSVQLIVFVAIMLHKAPAAFGLVSFLMHAGLERNRIRKHLLVFSLAAPVMSMVTYLGLSKSSKEALSEVNATGMAMLFSAGTFLYVATVHVLPEVGGIGHSHKPDATGGRGLSRLEVAALVLGCLIPLILSVGHQH, via the exons ATCCAGAAGCAGCAAGATCTAGCAATTCCAAAATCACCACCACGCTGGGTCTGGTCGTCCATGCTGCAG CTGATGGTGTTGCTTTGGGAGCAGCAGCGTCTACTTCACAGACTAGTGTCCAGTTAATTGTGTTTGTGGCAATCATGCTACATAAG GCACCAGCTGCTTTTGGTCTGGTTTCCTTCTTGATGCATGCTGGCTTAGAGCGGAATCGAATCAGAAAGCACTTGCTGGTCTTTTCACTGGCCGCACCAGTTATGTCCATGGTGACATACTTAGGACTGAGTAAG AGCAGTAAAGAAGCCCTTTCCGAGGTGAACGCCACGGGAATGGCCATGCTTTTCTCTGCCGGGACATTTCTTTACGTTGCCACAGTACATGTGCTCCCTGAGGTGGGCGGAATAGGGCACAGCCACAAGCCTGATGCCACGGGAGGGAGAGGCCTCAGCCGCCTGGAGGTGGCAGCCCTGGTTCTGGGTTGCCTCATCCCCCTCATCCTGTCAGTAGGACACCAGCATTAA